AAACTCACCAACGGGTCTCGGAGGTTTCTGTCAAGCAACACCCCGAGCAGATCCCGGTGCATCGCCGACCCCTCCCTCTGGGCATTCGCACACACCGCTGAGGTACCGACTCCCGCCAGCCCCACCCCGCGCCCTCCCCGCCCGTCCCCTCACGCACGGGACGCGTCCAGCTCCCGCGCCGCCTTGGCCGCCCGCTCCAGGCCCGTGGGGTCGAAGTTGCTCCATTTGTCCTTGGGCGTCTGGCGGTCCCCGGCGCCTCCAGCAGCGGCACCGCCGGGGGCCGGGGGCAGGGAGAGGCCGGTCCCCGCCCCGGGGCCCCCTCCGGCCCCTCCGTCGCCGCcgcccggggcggccccgcggttCAGCCCGAACAGCCACGACATGAGAGCGGGCGGCTGCACGCGGCGCGCCGCGCGCCTGCGCAGAGGGGCCGACCGCCCGCTCATTGGTCCGCGCCGGGGGTGGGTCGCCCCCCCATTGGCCCGCTCCACGGGGCGGGCCGCTCTGTGATTGGAGGGACGGCGCCGCGTGCGGGGTTGGATTGGTTGTGCGAGGGGAAGAGGCGGGACCACGGGAAAAGGCAAACGGCGCTTCCGCGTAGCAACGGGAGTTTGACGCGTTGCTAAGGGCGGGGAGGGAAACGGCGCGCTGGGGTTatggggacagagggatggaTTTCCCCTGGAAATCGGCTCCTGGTCCAACCGGTTGGAACAGGAGAGACAACACAAAAGCCTTTAGAAaaggggaatggaaggaaagcCATCTGTGTGCTGGTCCgggatttccctgaaaatcAGCTCCTACtccaactgctgggaatgggaaagTGTAAAAGGAAAGGGGAGTGGAGGGAAACCCATTTATGTGCTGAACCAGGATTTCCCTGAAAATCAGCTCACAAGTACTTACCAGTTCTGCCAAGATCTCAGGGTCATTTACTCTTTGGCTCTTTGCAAAACAATTCTTAGTGGAGCTGAGACTTTACtgatatatttctatttatatatttccaGCAGTTTTTGAGGGATGGGGGTGAAGTTTTGTGTAAACCAGACTATGAAGTCATGGGCAGAACACTTACTTTCCAGccatttaaaattaagatgATTTAACAGCTCAGCTTGGTGATCTCAGAGGCCTTTCCCATATTTTTATGAGTCCATGAACACCAGCTTTTCAACCCTTGGAACAAAAGCTATACTCCACAGATTTGCCcttctatttatatttaattgtCTTCAAAAGGGTGTGTTACAATTGGGGGGGTGGGTGACATGTTAATGGATTAATAAACTATGCAGGGAGTTGTGCAAACTTAATTTCTGTCCTACAGCAAGAACAAACAAGATCATCTTATTGCATGAGAGATTCCAGAGGCTTTATCATCCCTTCAGCACGGAGATTAATCAGTCACAAATGCACATTCCAAAGGAGGACACAAATCACAGGAAATCTCCTTATCGAGTTAATGAGTGACTcgcctccctccatcccttcctcctgtGCAAGACAGACCGTGGAAAATGCTCCATAAACCTACAGATGATGAATTCAGCACTCAGGAGACAAGGCCAGGGATAAAGTTCCTCTAAGCTCCAAAAGGAGCTGTTTTGAGAAGTCCAAAGCAGAGCTAAGGGAGGGTTTGTGACACTGGATGGGGCTCTCCAACGAACAGCTCGGCTTTAAAAAATGAGTTCCACATGTAGGACAAATAAGCAATACATTTAAAACAGAGCAAATGCTACTGAGAGAGGGTGTTCCCACTGATCTGGGTTTTAGCAGAGAAGTATTTACATTTCTTTACAGCCCTAAGCCCTGAATTTTGAGACCAGTTGCTTTGTCACTAAGTATttaatttgtgggttttttccagctctgctttccagagGAGCTTAGTGACAGCAAATTCAAGCCTGGGGCCAAAAGGAAAGAATCAGATTTACTCTTCTCCCCTAAAAAACTGACTTTTAAGTGTAGCTCAAGCTTAGCACTGGGTGGAAGCCCAGGACAAGACACTAAATATGTGCTAGGTGTGTGCAGAGGAATGATAGTGCTGGAGACTTATTGCCTGTAATTAGTCACAGAACAGGCTAATTAATCTCCATATAGCTGCTCTGACAGCAGGACTCACATCCAATTTGGTGAAATGATTGCAGTGGTGATGATCCAGGCAGGGCTGCACTGCTGTTTGGAGGTGTgcatttgaaggagaaacaaaaataagtgCTCTAGATGGTCTTGCTGTCCAGCTTTTCTGGactcactgctgctccctgagctcAGCTGAGGGCTCAGAGCTCTGGAGTAACCTACTGGGAAAGCAAATTCCCATGGGTTTGAGTTTCCTGCTCTCTCAGACTCCAGGTTCAGTGGCTGTTGAGAGCAGGAATGGATTTGGCCACATGGAATCTTTCTGAGAGTGCCCTGAATGAAAGGCCAGGGCAGTGAACAGTCAAGTCTAGAACGTGCTCAGAagctgcaaaaataaaactgtattgACATTTAATAAATAGAGAACAGGCAGCAAGCAAGCAAGAGTGAGGGTTCACCACTTTGCCTTCTGTTTGTTATTTGTTGGGCATATTTATATAAAAGAGGGTACGGATTTGGGATCTATTACTCAGATTGGTTGTTCCACCCAGCCAAGCCAAACCTTTAAGCTTTCAGAGAACTTGGCTGAGGACACCTTTGGGCTCAACCACCAGGACACCTCAGGGGACAGTGCAGGCTGGGAGATGATCTCTGAGCTTCCCCTGACCCCTCCTTTTCGTCCAAGTCTTTGTCCAAGCAGGATCCCTTGTTCTGCTGGGAATCAGTTCACTCCAGTCCATCACGCTCTCTGTCTGTGCCTGTACCCCTGGGCCTCTGTAACTGGAAGAACACAAGAAATACAATGTCAGCTTTATCCACCCTTCTCCAAATTTGACTGAGTCACAGATCTCGCCCCTGTGGTCGTTTCTACTCTCCCTCCAGCCTCTTGCTGGGAAAAAGGCCGTGCTTCTGCACAGCCACACAGCTTCTGTTCGGCTCTTACTTCATCCTATTCCAAATTAAACAGTGTTTCCAATGCCCATGCCAGCTTTTAGCAGTATTCCCACCCTTGGCATCCCAAAGTAGTTCCAGCACTGTACAGTTTTCCTCCTGCCTGCCATGTGCTCCACTAGGAGGAGTCTTGCTCCGAAAAATAGGGGAAAAGAGCCCATCCTTGGTCAGTTTGGTGCTGTGATGAAGCCCCATGACAAGCCAGCTGATGAGCACAGAATATTCCAGCCACGAGGGCTCCTCTGTGCTGGTTCTCCAGCACCTCAGGGCTCACAGGAGAAATAGAAACTTTACTCACAATATCCTGGAATCCCCAAATAAGGAACAATATAATCTTAGAGAAGCTTTAGAGAATTAGATAAGGGATGTAACTCAAACAAACAGCACATAAACTAAGCTCTGTGTACCCAAACAAGATAAAGAACAAACGTTACAGTTTTTGGGGGTGAAATACTACGATGCTGTATCCGCTCAAGAACTGAGGTCAAGACAAGCAAGAAGACCCAGAAGGACCGAAAAAAGGACTTCCAATAGAGGTGTGACTACATAAAGCAAACTAATGAATATGTATTAAGTAAGCAAGACCATCTAATGACTACGTGAACAGTGTGTGATAAAAAGTGTAATAAAAAGCCCTGTCCATCTGTCATTGGAGAGGAGCTCTCCTCCCAACGCCCTTTTTAACACCTACAAATTGGTGTTAAGGAGTTTGGTTTTGGAGCATCAGGGCCCTTCAGGACCCTGGGCTGAGGGCCCCCAGGACGTGCCTTGCCcccccccagctcacctggctgCATGTGCACCACGCGGCAGAGCCTTCTGCCGGGCTGGTTCCTGTACACGGGCTTCACACAGACCTTGTTGGTGGTGCCCGAGGCCAGGTCCGTGAGCAGCACGCTGTGCACCCGCGGGGACACGCTGAGCACCGAGGACGGGCCCGTCTGCCGCCGGCACCGCACCTTGTAACCCAGGACCTGCCCGTCAGCAGAGTCCCACGAGGCTTTCAGGGTGTTGGGGCCCATGTCCTCGAAGCGAAGGTGCCTCACTTTGGAGCCCTCTGGAGAAAGAAGATCCGTGTCACTGCTGTGGGACATTTGTGTGTCTATTCCCCCCCGCCCCGAGGAGGGGCTGCCAGCCAGCCTgggctttgttttctgttgttcaCTGTTTTTTAACAGTAGCAAGAGTTGAAGATGAAGATAGCAGTGACAATTAAACCAGTCTGGGCCATTCCACAGTTGGAAAGTTCTAATTTCTGCCTGCCAAGgatcctgcctgtccctgctctcccaggggCCAGAAGCAGGAGGGGTGGGGACTGAGGGCTGATTCCTCCAAGTGGGGAGGAGTGGGCATATGTGGCTTTAGAAAGGTTAACTCAGGTGATGTTGCCAATGTCTGGTATTTTCCTTAAAGCATCCAATCCCTGGATTCACGTGGGAATCTCACCTTCCATTAAAATCCCAGACTAGTAGCTTTTAGACCTGGTAGATGCACAGACCCAACATAACTCTACATCTCCACACTGGAGGAGCTCGGCCTAATTAGTCCTTAACTTTGTGCAGCACAAAGTACTTTTGTTTGCACCATTAGGCACTGACTGTGACCTcccacaccctcagctctgtcATTCCCTGAGCTCCTCACTCTTGAGCCCTGATAAGAGCTGGACTTTGCCTCCTGCAATACCTTTACAGGTATTTCTTCAAAGGAGAAGCTTCTGCTGGTTAAATTTTTACTCCTTGAACGCTAAATCACAACGAACAGACACTGAGGAGACAGGAGggaaaggcagttttctttctcttttagaGAGATCCATGTCCATTCTGCTTGTGCTGAACCAGCAGCATCAGCACCCCCTGTACCATCCATCATGTGTGTGTCTGATTCTCTTTAGTCCTCACACATCTGCTGCATCCTGATGGCACAGCATCAGAAGCTGCAGCTTTCCCCTTGCCATCCCACCCCAGTAACTGGATTCAGAGCTCTCTGGCCTCACCTAGAGGCAGGTGGGAAAGACACAGGGACACTCCAGAggctccttgtgctgcctcCTTGTTCCCTGCTGCTCACTCACCTTCCTGGGTGCACGCCTTGGCTGACAGGGACTTCTCCTTCCCCGACCTGTAGATTGCAGTCACTGTCACCAGGTAGGTGGTGTTGGGTGCCAGATTCTCCACCACGGTGCTGTTGTGCCTCCCATCCACCTCCAGCACCTTCACTGAGTTCCCTGGGAGGGGTCCATACAGGACCTGGTAGCCCATCACACTGTCCAGCGTGGGAGCCCAGCTCACGTGGAAGCTGCGTGGCCCAGACTCTGAGATGAGAACCTGAGCTGGGCTTATTTCCTctggaagaaatgaagagaGATGTGAGTGAGGATGTAATTCAAGGCATAGGGATGCTGTCAGAGGAGCATAATTGACCCACACCATAGCTGGCTTTCAGGAGGTGGAAGAAAATCAACCCAGCAAGTGGATGTTGATAGTCACCCAAGTCAGCACAACCCCACTCAGCCCGAAGAGACTGGTTTCTCTACCTGTGCTGCATAGACTGGCCAGAATTACACAGCCAGAACTGTTCTTGCTCACAAGAAATTAATATCAGACACAAGTCCACCTTGGCTTTGCTTAGGTTTTCAGTGTGCCACCTTTTTGCACGCTGCCATCCAGCATAAATCTAAGTTACTCTCTGGCCCAAATGACTGGTCTGCACAGAGGGACTGGTTCCTGCTCCGAGCActccccctctccttccctcttaCACAGAGTTCCCATCAGTCACGTACACCTGCTTCCAgcaccctcctctcccccagctgctcctccagcctccagaTAGGAGACAGGGAGCTCCTtgttcccagagcagctgctgcagcctcgCACATTTTACCTGCCAGTGTGGTAACCCTGGTTGTCTGGGGAGGGAAGTAGTGGACGTTGGACTCAGGAATGAGGGCCACCTCATAAGTGGTTTCTGGTGCGAGGTTGCTCAGCACGAGGCTGGTGTGAGCCCCAGACACCTGCTTTGTCCTCTTCCTTGCTAGATCATCTTTTGGGGCATATTCCAGGGTGTAGTAGCCAGTTTCTTGGGAGAGGAGCTTGGGCCACATCAGACGGAAGCTGCTTGAGGTGACATCGACTGCGTGGAGCCGATTGGCTTGGAGAACATCTGCAAGGGAAACAGGGGCAGGAATCAATACACAGAACATGGAACATCTGAAATCCCAGCCCTTCTGGGTGGGAGatgcagctggcagcagcactggctgatCCCTGAAGTCACCAAGGTGTGGCCCATCCTGAGCTCCCTGTGGAAACCACCTCCCAGCAAAGCCAAACCACTGAATTCTGTCCTGTGTGTGAAGCAGCCCAGGGTGTGAAGAACTACAtttctccctgctctctgccagTGCCCAGTGGCCAGGAAGAAGGGGCAGGAACTGGGGACTGCCCAGCATTGCTGAGCCAGCTGAATTCACCCCAGCTGAGGTCACTGCCCACGAGGTTTCACAGAGCACTGTTGTTCAGTGACATTCAACATTCAGAGCCCTCTTGTGCCGTCTCACCTCTCCCCACCCCTGCACAGAGGCTTCTCTTCAAGGCTCATGCTACCTTTGAGTCTCAGACCCCAAATGCCAGGCACAAATACCTCTTCTGATGCTCACAGCTCCCCCAGCTTCCTCTGCTTCTTGACCCTTCCCACATGCGTGGCCTCCCAAGCCCATCTCGGGCAGAATTCCACTGTTCTCTGATCTTCCAGAGGGGCAGAAACACATAAGACTTTGTTTCTCTAGGAGAGTGACATATGAAAACACAAAGATGCTCTTCTGTTTCTAAAGAATTTTTAGAAGCACCCTGAGTCTTGAAGAAGTGCATTTGCTCTGCACAGTGTCACTCCTGAAACGTTATGATAGAACCTTCCAGCTCATGCCCAAATCCTTCACAGAGTCCTGTGGGTAGTTCTGTCTGGCTCCCCAttgcacagaggaaaaaagaggcaCAAAAGTCTGCCCAGACCTGCAAAATGGGGTCACTTTGCACTCCCAGACTTGTCCTTTAACAGGGAGAGGATCGGCTTCTCCTCCTCCGAGCCGCTCCGAGTCCCTGCCAACTCCCCTGTACCAAGTAAAACAGCCTCAGTTTTTCCTCTGAGCTGTTCTTTGGCTCTCCCAGGCAGGCAGGAAcatttccctgcctgctccatgCCCTGCCCTCCCATCCACATGCTGCCAGCCAGCAGCACTCCACCCGCTTGGAGCGTGGAGAGGCCGGGAGAAGGATCAGAGGTCCTGGGACACTGCACCCTTCTGTGAGCCCCACAAAACACCAGTGGCCAAGCCACGAAGGaacagggagcagaggaaaggcCTCAGTGCCAAAAGTCCTGCCAAAAGCTCAGGGAATGGAAATAAGTGAGCCTGGAGGCTCAGGGACACTGTGAATAAATCGGGCACATCAAAGGGACAGGGCACAGGAAGCCCACGGCAAACAGCTCTGCCCCTCCTTGCCAGATCACAGATTCCTTAAGCACATAAAGAGGGCAATAATCCCCAGAAAATAGATGTCCATGGCGTGCTTCCCAGCACCACCTTGTTCccagagggaagcagcaagTTAATCTCCTGTATTATACCCAGGCAGGATCCAGCAACACTCATGACACACTTTTCCTCCCATCTCCTGCCTCTTGGTGACTTTGAAGTACTATTTTGCAGGCACAAGTTTGCTGGCATCCTCTGAACTCTGGCAAGGTCAGGATCAGACTTGcaggaatgctgctgctttcctgaggGGCATAAGAGAGGCAGCCAGGCAGCAAGTGAACCTTTCCAGCCCTGGGTACATGGtcccctctctgctgcagggaTTTGGGACAAACCACTTCTGCTTCACGGTTTTAGTTCTCTGGTTTGATACGGATGGGGGAGGATTGTGGttctgggagggagggaataCACTCCTCCATTACCAGGGTGGACATTCAAGGTCTGAGATCCCTCCCTCTGGTCACCTGCTTATATTCAATTCCAGGTGAAAATATCAGAGGACTCAGAGTGAAGCCTTCACTGCACCAGAAGTTATCCAGGACTTCATTTCAGATCAGAAATGTGTTACCCTGACCTGAGTACCCATGGGAAGTGGCTGATGTTTTGTGCCTGCTGGGCACGTGGGCTCCTGCAAAACTTGGCTCAGAAGGTGGAGCCTGAGGATGGAACAAGTCAGCAGTTGTCAGTTCAAGTGGCTGAGTGGAGAGCAAGTGGGTGCAAGCACAGAACCTGGTGTCACCTCAGAGGAATGCCCTGGTTTCACAAGGTTGGTCCTTCCCCAGGAGAGCACCAAATGCCATCTGTTGGGTACATACTGATATATA
Above is a window of Pseudopipra pipra isolate bDixPip1 chromosome 22, bDixPip1.hap1, whole genome shotgun sequence DNA encoding:
- the VWA1 gene encoding von Willebrand factor A domain-containing protein 1, with translation MLAKAVLSLGLWLRFAAGQDTPERGPRPPISNTEGDLLFLLDSSASVSHYEFSRVKEFMWDLLQPFTFGPRDVQTSIIHISTTPTMEFPFDRHPSGGSLRQAIRDTRQLMGDTNTGKALSFAKEKLFSGEAGARPDVPKVLVWVTDGFSTDDISEPMQLLKDMGVTVFIVSTGRGNYLELSAAASQPPDKHLHFVDVDDLPIITKELQDGIRDVLQANRLHAVDVTSSSFRLMWPKLLSQETGYYTLEYAPKDDLARKRTKQVSGAHTSLVLSNLAPETTYEVALIPESNVHYFPPQTTRVTTLAEEISPAQVLISESGPRSFHVSWAPTLDSVMGYQVLYGPLPGNSVKVLEVDGRHNSTVVENLAPNTTYLVTVTAIYRSGKEKSLSAKACTQEEGSKVRHLRFEDMGPNTLKASWDSADGQVLGYKVRCRRQTGPSSVLSVSPRVHSVLLTDLASGTTNKVCVKPVYRNQPGRRLCRVVHMQPVTEAQGYRHRQRA